One part of the Rhea pennata isolate bPtePen1 chromosome 29, bPtePen1.pri, whole genome shotgun sequence genome encodes these proteins:
- the LOC134152274 gene encoding twist-related protein 2-like has translation MKEESMCPDSPEGSLVTSEEEGERLHKKCLRKRSQVGKPAEDCSAPSPQGKRSKRSPVPQSFEDVHTQRVIANVRERQRTQSLNDAFAELRKIIPTLPSDKLSKIQTLKLAARYIDFLYQVLQSDELDHKITSCNYLAHERLSYAFSVWRMEGAWSMSASH, from the coding sequence atgaaagaagaaagcatgtgCCCAGACTCGCCCGAAGGCAGCCTAGTCACcagtgaggaggaaggtgagaGACTGCACAAGAAATGCCTCCGTAAGCGCAGCCAGGTGGGCAAACCGGCAGAGGACTGCAGTGCCCCATCTCCTCAGGGCAAGCGGAGCAAGCGCAGCCCCGTCCCGCAGTCCTTTGAGGATGTGCACACACAGCGAGTGATCGCCAACGTGCGGGAGAGACAGCGAACCCAATCGCTCAACGATGCCTTTGCGGAGCTGCGGAAGATCATCCCGACGCTGCCTTCCGACAAGCTGAGCAAGATCCAAACTCTCAAGTTGGCTGCTCGCTACATAGACTTCTTGTACCAGGTCCTGCAAAGTGATGAGCTGGACCACAAGATCACCAGCTGCAATTACCTGGCCCATGAGAGGCTCAGCTACGCCTTCTCTGTCTGGAGGATGGAAGGGGCTTGGTCCATGTCAGCATCCCACTGA